From Streptomyces sp. SCSIO 75703:
CCCGGCCCGGCCCCCGCACCCCCACGGCACGGCCGACGAGCGTTCCGACGGGAGCCAGCAGTGAACCGCACGACCCTGTCCCTGATCGCCGGCGCGACCGCGCTCGCCGCCGTCACCGGATTCGCGGCGCTCACCTCGCCGGACGCCTCCGGCGCGGACGCCGTGGGCGCGGCGGCCCGGCTCCCGGTGGAGCGCACCAGTCTGCTCTGCCCGGCCCCGAGCACCTCCGACCTCGCGGAGACGACGTACACCTCGTTCACGCCGGTCACCAAGGGCGCCGAGGCCAAGGGCACCGCCGCGCTGCGCTCCGCGCGGGCCGGACGGGCCGAGGCCGACGCGGACGACGCGGCCGGGGCCGAGGACGGAGCGGCCGACGAGAACTCCGGGAGCACCGGTGACGACGAGAAGGACGAGAAGGACGAGAAGGACGGCAAGGACGGCAAGGACGGGGCCAAGGGCTCGGCGGGGGAGGTGAAGCCCCCCGTGGAGCCGGAGGCACCGGGCAAGCCGGCCACCGGCACGGCCTCCGGCGGCGAGACGCCGGCCTTCATCGGCACCGCGGACGGCAGCCACGCCTCCGGCTGGACCGTGCAGCAGACCACGGAGGTCACCGCGGGCAACGGCCGGGGCATGCTGGGCGTCGCCTGCACCCCGGCGGACACCGAGTTCTGGTTCCCGGGCGTCAGCACCGCGAGCGGCCGGACCGACTACGTCCACCTGACCAACCCGGACGACTCGGCGGCCGTCGTCGACATCGAGCTGTACGGCAAGGACGGTGCCCTGGAGTCCACGGCGGGCGAGGGCATCACCGTGGCCCCGAACTCCAGCGAGCCGATCCTCCTCTCCACGCTCAGCGAGGCGCGCGAGGCCGACCTCACCGTCCACATCGGCGTGCGCAGCGGCCGGGTCGGCGCCGCCGTCCAGTCCCTGGACGAGACGACCGGCGGCGACTGGCTGGCCGCGGCCACCGACCCGTCGGGCTCGCTGGTGCTGCCGGGCATCCCCGAGGACGCCACGGCGGTGCACCTGGTGGTGTTCACGCCGGGCGGCATCGACGCCGACCTGAAGGTGCGGCTCGCCTCCCCCTCCGGGACGATCACGCCCGCCGGGCACGAGACGCTGCACGTCAAGGCCGGGACGACGACGGGCGTGGACCTCGGCGACGTCATGCGGGACGAGGCGGGCTCGCTGGTGCTGACGCCGACCGGCGGCTCCGTGCCCGTGGTGGCCGCCGCCCGGGTGGTGCGCGGCAAGGGCGAGGGCCAGGAGTCGGCGTTCGTCCCGGCGACCCGGCCGGTCGGGAAGCGGGCGACGGCCGCGGACAACCGCGCCAAGGCCACCAGGCTCTCCCTGGCCGCCCCCGCCGAGGGCGCGAAGGTCAGGGTCACCGCCTCCGCCGGCAGCGACGGGGGCGCGGCGGCCTCACGCGAGTACACGCTCAAGGCCGGGACGACGCAGAACGTGGAACTGCCCGTCCCCGAGGGGCTGGAGGGCGTCTACGCGCTGACCGTCGAACCGCTCTCCGGCGGCCCGGTCTACGCGGCCCGCACGCTGCTGGGACCGGAGAAGGGCGACGTGGCCGCCTTCACCGTCCAGACCCTCCCGGACGACCGGGGCATGGTCGCGGTGCCGCACGCCGAACAGGACCTCTCCGTCCTCGTCCGGTGACGGCCCCGGGCGGGGCACCCGGGTCGCCGGCCGCCCCGCCCGCCGGCCGGCCGGTGCCCCGCCTCGCCCGACTGTCTCCGCCCCGCCCCGCGGGACCCGCGGGCATCCGGTCCTGCCGGTCCGCCCCCCGGCCCCGCCGTCCGGCCGGGCCGGGCACCTTGTTCCCAGTCCGGCCCGGCCCGATCCGCCCGGCCCCGCGGCCGGGCCTCGCGCCGGGCGGTCAGTCCTCGCCGTAGCGCGGGTCCACCGTCTCCGGGGTCAGGCCCAGCAGTTCGGCGATCTGCTCCACGACCACCTCGTGCACCAGTGCCGCGCGCTCGTCCCGGCCCTTGCTGCGGATCTCCACCGGCCGCCGGTAGACGACCACCCGCGCGCGGTGTCCGTCCCGCGCCGGCAGCACGCCGCCCAGCGGCACCGCCTCGTCGTTCCAGACCGGGTACGCCCCGCCCGCCTGCGGCACCTCCAGGACGTGGAAGTCGACGTCGGCCAGTTGCGGCCACCGCCGCTCCAGCCGTTCCACGGAGTCCTGCACCAGGTCCGCGAAGAGGTCGGCGCGGCTCGCCGCGAGCGGTACCTGGGGCGGGGCGATCGGGCCTCGCATGCCCCGGCCGTGCCGGTCGCGCCGGCGGGGCCCCGGGCCGCCGGCGGGGGGCGTCATGGGGGAGTCCATCACGCCTGAAGGGTAGTCCTCGCGGCCTCCGGGCGCCCGAGCGCGCGCCGCGCGCACCCCCGCCGCCGTGGCGGCCCGCACCGCATGTCGCAGGATGACCATTCCAGCCAAGATTGGGCTCGATTCCGTACCTCTCCATGACCGGGGCGCTCACGGCAAATGGCCCCCTTTATAGCGACTAGTGACCGCTCCGCAGCGTGTCCGGTTCGCCGAAGTACGGCGTCCACGCAGGTCAGGAAGGAGCGTCCGCGGGGCGTGTGGCGTGATTCACACGGCGACACGGTGGTGTGACCTGAGGGGGAGTCGTCGCGGCCCGCTCAAGAGTGCGGTACCGTCCAACATCGTGAGCCCTGTACGTCGCTGTTCGCGCACCGCCTGCGGTCGTCCCGCCGTCGCGACGCTGACGTACGTCTACGCCGACTCGACCGCGGTCCTCGGTCCGCTCGCCACCTACGCCGAACCCCACTGCTACGACCTGTGCGCCGAGCACTCCGAGCGCCTCACCGCCCCGCGCGGCTGGGAGGTCGTCCGGCTCCTCGACGGTTCGGCCCCCGCCCGCCCCAGCGGCGACGACCTGGAGGCGCTGGCCAACGCCGTGCGCGAGGCGGCCCGCCCCCAGGAGCGGCGCACCGCCGAGGGCGGCGGACCGCGGACCGACCCGATGGAGGTCGCCCGCCGGGGTCACCTCCGCGTCCTGCGCTCGCCGGACAACTGAGCGGCGCCGGCGCCCACCTCCCGTACCTCTTTCCCCTCCCGGTGCCGCCCCGCGGTCTTCCGCCTGGTGAGCGGTGTCTCCCGCGTCCCACCCGCCCCACGCTCC
This genomic window contains:
- a CDS encoding DUF3499 domain-containing protein encodes the protein MSPVRRCSRTACGRPAVATLTYVYADSTAVLGPLATYAEPHCYDLCAEHSERLTAPRGWEVVRLLDGSAPARPSGDDLEALANAVREAARPQERRTAEGGGPRTDPMEVARRGHLRVLRSPDN
- a CDS encoding DUF5719 family protein, translating into MNRTTLSLIAGATALAAVTGFAALTSPDASGADAVGAAARLPVERTSLLCPAPSTSDLAETTYTSFTPVTKGAEAKGTAALRSARAGRAEADADDAAGAEDGAADENSGSTGDDEKDEKDEKDGKDGKDGAKGSAGEVKPPVEPEAPGKPATGTASGGETPAFIGTADGSHASGWTVQQTTEVTAGNGRGMLGVACTPADTEFWFPGVSTASGRTDYVHLTNPDDSAAVVDIELYGKDGALESTAGEGITVAPNSSEPILLSTLSEAREADLTVHIGVRSGRVGAAVQSLDETTGGDWLAAATDPSGSLVLPGIPEDATAVHLVVFTPGGIDADLKVRLASPSGTITPAGHETLHVKAGTTTGVDLGDVMRDEAGSLVLTPTGGSVPVVAAARVVRGKGEGQESAFVPATRPVGKRATAADNRAKATRLSLAAPAEGAKVRVTASAGSDGGAAASREYTLKAGTTQNVELPVPEGLEGVYALTVEPLSGGPVYAARTLLGPEKGDVAAFTVQTLPDDRGMVAVPHAEQDLSVLVR
- a CDS encoding metallopeptidase family protein, translating into MDSPMTPPAGGPGPRRRDRHGRGMRGPIAPPQVPLAASRADLFADLVQDSVERLERRWPQLADVDFHVLEVPQAGGAYPVWNDEAVPLGGVLPARDGHRARVVVYRRPVEIRSKGRDERAALVHEVVVEQIAELLGLTPETVDPRYGED